GTTCCATGTTCTTTGAGTCTAAAAAACTTTTCCATTTAAAACTCCCCCTATTTGTAAACTTTTTCCGCTAGTTTTCTAAAGCCAGTCCCCATCACATTTTATTTTTCAAAACCAATAATTAGTTGATAATTTGATTTTTAAAATAAAAAAACAGACGAAATGGTTCACTTATAAGAAAACCACTCCGTCTGGACTTTAATCCTTGCGGTGTAACGCCATATAGGCGTCTGAATCCACTAATAGACAGACCTCGCCTACGTAAGATTCACGTTTACTTATAGTCAAATAATTTACGGTTATTTGGTAGAGACGCTCGGACCGTATTTCCAAGCATATATAAGCATATTTGATGGCTTCCTTTTATTTATTACCCGAATATTTGGTATAAATTCAAAGAAAAACCACCAAAAATGTTCGTATCATTTCGAACATCTTTATTGTATACACATATAATAACAAAGGATTCTTGCTTAGTCAACAAGAATCCGAATGTTTTTTTGTTAATTTTGTTTAATGTTTGTATTTAGTCTAATAAATGACCACCTTGCATCAAATAAGTCAAAACCATTTTCTTTTCTGTTTCGTCTTCTACTTCTACAACAATATTTTCTGGATGCTCATTGATAATGTACATAGCTCCGATCAATGATTTCGCATTAACCTTAACCTCTTCCGACTGCAAATAAACCTTACCATTAAGTTTTGATACAAACTCCACGAATCCATTGATATCTTCTACTTTAATAAATTTTGCTTTCATAAAACAACACCTCCTAAACTTTGACCATTCGGTCTATTATTATTTTATCACAATTATCATCATTTATTCACTATATTTAGCCAAACTATTTTGTATTTTAAGCTTTTGACCAACTACCATATCTTTCAAGTCTCCAGCATAGTCTTCTGGAATCCTAGCTATGCAAGAATTCAAGTACTCTATCTGCTCTGCCGTTGGGAATTCACCCTCCTGTAAATTTGAAATATTCTGCTCAAAATACAGTTTGGCATCAACCATAGCCATTATAATCCCAGCATCTAAATACTTAAATTTAGAATATTTCCTTTGTACATTTTCAAACTCACCTGCTCTTATCAATTTGAAAAAATCTAAATAATCTTCATTCGCTCTTTTCTTTATAAGCTCAAATTCAATTTCAACATTGAGATTTTGGTTTATTTTTTGATATATATCAAGCGCCTCGGTATAATTCTTTTCAAAGATAAGTTTTTCAGCTCGTCCCTTTAATACAGCAGGATTCTCGGAATAAAGAGCATCAGCATTTTTGTATCCAGAAACCCCTAGTAAAAGTTTTGCAGCAATTTCCCACTCACCTCTATTAGTGTACATGAGGGCTTTACTATATATATTTTCCTTATCCTCTATTTCATCTACATATTTCTCAGAATCCTTATAGCCTCCAAGTTCACAGAATTCACTATAGGCCAAGTCCCAATTTCCATTGTTCATATTCTCCATTGCTAATTTGTATTCATTAGCCCTAGAATAGCCTCTCATACTCATAAAAATTATAAATGCCAAAACTATAGCTGCTGATAAAACCATTCCCGCCCTTCTTATCCTATCAATAGGCAATTGGTCTATAAGTCTAAGCTCGCCCTCTAGCGCTGATCTTTCTAATGCATTATAAAAATACTCTACTTGCGATTCTACACTAGCATCATCTTCACTAGTAACTATATCTATAAGTTCTATCCTATATTTCCATTCTCCCAGCGGTGGATTTTTGATTCTAATCCACTTTGCATAATAATCATCTGGTCTTATGTCTAAATCTCTAAAGTCATAATGGATTTTTCTAGTTCTCTCACCTTCAATGTGAAGACAAATTTGAAAAGATTTTATCAAGACATCGCCTCTGTTTTGAACTCTAAAAAATAATTTTTGTCGTCCTTTTTCATCTTTTTTTATCGTCGTTTGAATTAACTCAAATCCGTTATGTATCATAAGTATTAGCTCCTATCAAATCATTTCTTTCACATGCAATTTAGAATTCGCTGAAAGATCTATATAGGTATTCTCATCAACCTTTATTACTGGCTTAGTCGGTGCATTTGCATGTATATACACTATTTCTCCAATAGTCCCATCATCTAACATAACCGCTCTTCCAATATAAAGTTTTGATAAATTCTTCAAAAAAGTATAACAAATCCCTGGATCTAATTTGCTAAAACTATCACTCTGTATAACTTCCTGTGCATAAAACGGATTTTCATCCTCTTTATAACTTCTATTTGCCGTAATAGCATCAAATACATCTGCTATAGCTAAAATCTTAGCATATGGATGGATTTGATCTCCCTTTAGTTTGAGTGGATAACCTGACCCATCTTCTCTCTCGTGATGCTGTATAACGGCATTTAGCACAGCCTTGTTCATTCCTATAGCATCCTTTAAATAATTGTAAGTATACATAGGATGTTTCTTCATCACTTCAAATTCTTTATCAGTTAGTTTTCCCGGTTTATCAAGTATCATATTACTTATCTTCATTTTACCTAAATCATGCAAAAGACCTGCCATAGCAAGAAGTCTCAGATCATTTTTACTATAATGTAGCCAATTACCTATAACCACAGCTATCGTAGATGTATTTATAGTATGATATACCAAATAGTCTTTTGGATCTTCATTCTTTTTTATAATTTCAAACAAATTGTTGGCATCTTTGACTTCCTCAACTATATAATCTATAGCCTCTGTAACACTAGCTCTATCAAGCTTCTTGCTCATTCGAGCATCTTCGTACAAATTTCTCACGATTTCTTCCATTCTGATGCGCTTCTCTAACGTAGTTTTAGGATGCTCGTCATCTTC
This genomic interval from Tissierellales bacterium contains the following:
- a CDS encoding HD-GYP domain-containing protein; its protein translation is MKRIKVESAEDGMILGRDVLSADRESVLMTRNTVLDEIKIILLKREEIDTIFVRSEAEVLNQMQKDDDFAVAISIDEDDEHPKTTLEKRIRMEEIVRNLYEDARMSKKLDRASVTEAIDYIVEEVKDANNLFEIIKKNEDPKDYLVYHTINTSTIAVVIGNWLHYSKNDLRLLAMAGLLHDLGKMKISNMILDKPGKLTDKEFEVMKKHPMYTYNYLKDAIGMNKAVLNAVIQHHEREDGSGYPLKLKGDQIHPYAKILAIADVFDAITANRSYKEDENPFYAQEVIQSDSFSKLDPGICYTFLKNLSKLYIGRAVMLDDGTIGEIVYIHANAPTKPVIKVDENTYIDLSANSKLHVKEMI
- a CDS encoding HPr family phosphocarrier protein, yielding MKAKFIKVEDINGFVEFVSKLNGKVYLQSEEVKVNAKSLIGAMYIINEHPENIVVEVEDETEKKMVLTYLMQGGHLLD